Proteins from a genomic interval of Corynebacterium deserti GIMN1.010:
- a CDS encoding prolyl oligopeptidase family serine peptidase — MTDYSFLEPIDSPEALEWAEKWSGETVDKLPEAPRTALRDRLLEALDADDRIPYVSRRGEKLYNFWRDATHPLGLWRTTTLESYLSGTPEWEVLIDLDALAKAEEENWVWKGAQVRAPEYDLALVKLSRGGADATVIREFDMRTHSFVSTDPFTIPEAKTDVSWLDRDTLLIGTDTGEESLTTSGYPARVLTWKRGTDLASSPLFFEGETEDVAVGAWVDPTPGWERTFVSRAVDFYNSREFVEVDGELIAIEVPDDCDVVVRNQWIFINPRTEFAGIPSGGLGVMEFAAFLAGQRAFEPVFTPTASTSLQGLSSTKHHLLLTLLDNVSTSIVVVDIDDPTGEQRPLPLPEHATAHIVATSALSGDEIWVQATSFTQPGALLRGDLSESLELTEVRHSPLQWDNAGLETRQHWATSKDGTKIPYFISGRFSTDQQPLPTLVHAYGGFEVSLTPGHSPTRGIAWLEKGYLFVEANLRGGGEFGPRWHSQAVKKNRLKVWEDHRAVLEDLVARCYTTPEQLAIRGGSNGGLLTAGALTQYPEIFGAAVVQVPLTDMLRYHTWSAGASWMAEYGNPDDPDERAVIESYSPLHNISGVDKRPYPPALVTTSTRDDRVHPAHARLFAQALVSAGQPVDYYENTEGGHAGAADNKQVAHMESLIYTWIETALGLVSADEG, encoded by the coding sequence ATGACTGACTACAGCTTCCTCGAACCCATCGATTCACCCGAGGCCCTCGAATGGGCAGAAAAATGGTCGGGGGAAACCGTCGATAAGCTCCCCGAGGCGCCACGCACCGCACTGCGGGACCGCCTCCTGGAGGCGCTCGATGCCGATGACCGCATCCCATATGTCAGCCGGCGTGGGGAAAAGCTGTACAACTTCTGGCGCGATGCTACCCACCCGCTTGGGTTGTGGCGCACCACCACGCTGGAGTCCTACCTGAGCGGCACGCCGGAGTGGGAGGTGCTCATTGATCTTGATGCCCTGGCAAAGGCTGAGGAGGAGAACTGGGTGTGGAAGGGTGCGCAGGTGCGCGCCCCGGAATATGACCTGGCGCTGGTGAAGCTCTCCCGCGGTGGGGCCGATGCCACCGTGATCCGGGAGTTCGACATGCGCACCCACTCCTTCGTGTCCACCGACCCCTTCACTATCCCCGAAGCTAAGACGGATGTGTCCTGGTTGGATCGTGACACGCTGCTGATCGGCACGGATACCGGTGAGGAGTCGTTGACCACCTCCGGGTACCCGGCGCGCGTGCTCACCTGGAAGCGCGGGACCGATCTTGCCAGCTCGCCGCTGTTCTTCGAAGGTGAAACAGAGGATGTGGCGGTGGGTGCGTGGGTGGATCCAACGCCGGGTTGGGAGCGTACTTTTGTATCCCGGGCGGTGGATTTCTACAACTCCCGTGAGTTCGTGGAGGTAGATGGCGAGCTCATCGCCATTGAGGTGCCGGATGATTGTGATGTGGTGGTGCGCAACCAGTGGATCTTCATCAATCCGCGCACGGAGTTCGCCGGTATCCCGTCCGGTGGTCTCGGTGTGATGGAGTTTGCTGCTTTCCTGGCTGGTCAGCGCGCTTTTGAGCCGGTGTTCACCCCGACGGCCTCCACCTCCCTGCAGGGGTTGTCATCTACCAAGCATCATCTGCTGTTGACCCTGCTGGATAATGTGTCCACTTCGATCGTGGTGGTGGACATCGATGATCCCACCGGTGAGCAGCGTCCCCTGCCCCTGCCGGAGCATGCCACCGCGCATATTGTGGCAACCTCTGCGTTGAGCGGGGATGAGATCTGGGTGCAGGCCACCAGCTTCACCCAGCCCGGTGCGCTGTTGCGTGGGGATCTCTCTGAGTCCCTGGAGCTGACCGAGGTGCGCCATTCGCCCTTGCAGTGGGATAATGCCGGGCTGGAGACCCGTCAGCACTGGGCAACGTCCAAGGATGGGACGAAGATTCCGTATTTCATCTCCGGCCGGTTCAGCACGGACCAGCAACCCCTGCCCACTCTGGTGCATGCCTATGGTGGTTTCGAGGTTTCCCTCACCCCGGGCCACTCCCCCACCCGTGGCATCGCCTGGTTGGAGAAGGGATACCTATTCGTGGAGGCCAACCTGCGTGGCGGTGGGGAGTTCGGACCGCGGTGGCATTCCCAGGCAGTGAAGAAGAACCGGCTGAAGGTGTGGGAGGATCACCGCGCCGTCCTGGAGGATCTGGTCGCTCGCTGTTACACCACCCCGGAACAGCTGGCCATCCGCGGTGGGTCCAACGGCGGGCTGCTCACCGCTGGGGCGCTCACCCAGTATCCGGAGATTTTCGGGGCGGCGGTCGTTCAGGTGCCGCTGACCGACATGCTGCGCTATCACACCTGGTCGGCAGGGGCGTCGTGGATGGCGGAATACGGCAACCCGGATGATCCAGACGAGCGTGCGGTGATTGAATCGTATTCGCCGTTGCATAATATCTCGGGCGTCGATAAGCGCCCCTACCCGCCGGCCCTGGTGACCACCTCGACGCGGGACGACCGCGTGCACCCGGCGCACGCCCGCCTGTTCGCCCAGGCGCTTGTTAGCGCGGGACAGCCCGTGGATTATTACGAAAACACCGAGGGCGGTCACGCAGGTGCCGCGGATAACAAGCAGGTGGCGCACATGGAGTCGTTGATCTACACCTGGATCGAAACGGCGTTGGGTTTGGTTTCAGCTGATGAGGGATAA
- a CDS encoding NeuD/PglB/VioB family sugar acetyltransferase, translating to MKQGIIIIGAGGFGRHVLAILRSQPYWEEENFLGFLDDGSVNEGRLQILGAQFLGTTDQLEKFPPGTQYVVGIGNGHVREKLAMKADRAGLEPLTVIHPDSWIASDVVMGKGAVICAGVRITTNVKLGNQVHLNMNVTVGHDVELEGYATVFPQVAIGGETSIRKYVTLGAGATINPGIVIGEKAFVAAGAVVLKTVEPGTLVAGVPAVLKKRLV from the coding sequence TTGAAGCAAGGAATCATAATCATTGGGGCAGGCGGATTCGGCCGCCATGTTCTGGCAATCTTGCGATCACAGCCATATTGGGAGGAAGAGAATTTCTTAGGTTTTTTGGATGATGGGTCTGTTAATGAAGGTAGGCTTCAGATACTAGGGGCACAGTTTTTAGGTACGACCGATCAGTTGGAAAAATTCCCACCGGGTACACAGTATGTAGTGGGTATCGGTAATGGTCATGTGAGAGAAAAACTAGCGATGAAGGCTGACAGAGCGGGATTAGAGCCCCTTACTGTTATCCATCCTGATAGCTGGATCGCTTCCGATGTTGTTATGGGAAAGGGCGCTGTCATCTGCGCCGGAGTTCGAATTACCACTAATGTAAAACTTGGAAATCAAGTACACCTAAATATGAACGTCACAGTTGGACATGATGTAGAGCTCGAGGGATATGCGACAGTATTTCCACAAGTAGCAATCGGGGGAGAAACCTCTATACGAAAATACGTCACATTAGGAGCCGGGGCGACTATAAATCCGGGGATAGTAATAGGTGAAAAGGCTTTCGTGGCTGCAGGTGCTGTCGTTCTAAAAACAGTTGAGCCAGGCACGTTAGTGGCAGGTGTACCTGCAGTGCTCAAGAAACGATTAGTTTGA
- a CDS encoding sugar transferase — protein sequence MKIPLKRIMDLALTIPVLVVSAPVQLATAAAIYLSMGRPVLFRQERPGLQGEIFELVKFRSMHHVNPSRGFTDDASRLTRVGKFIRSTSLDELPTLWNVVRGDMSLVGPRPLRVKYLERYSPEQARRHEVRPGLTGLAQVNGRNSISWEERFSYDVYYVDNQSILLDLQILFKTVKVVLTRRGISEDGQATMTEFLGNSDTERLK from the coding sequence TTGAAAATACCGCTAAAACGCATTATGGATCTCGCTTTAACCATTCCAGTATTGGTAGTAAGCGCACCCGTTCAGTTGGCAACAGCAGCAGCCATTTATCTATCGATGGGACGCCCCGTTCTATTTCGCCAAGAGCGGCCAGGCCTTCAGGGTGAAATTTTTGAACTAGTGAAATTCAGATCAATGCACCACGTTAACCCCTCTAGAGGATTTACTGACGATGCTAGCCGACTCACTCGTGTTGGAAAATTTATTCGCTCAACCAGCCTTGATGAGCTTCCAACATTATGGAATGTGGTGAGAGGGGACATGAGCCTTGTCGGCCCTCGTCCACTTCGCGTTAAATACTTAGAACGTTATTCTCCCGAGCAAGCTCGTCGTCATGAGGTACGACCGGGACTTACGGGATTGGCTCAAGTAAACGGACGCAATAGCATTAGCTGGGAAGAGCGCTTCTCCTATGACGTTTACTACGTAGACAACCAAAGCATTTTACTGGACCTTCAGATTCTTTTTAAAACGGTAAAAGTAGTATTAACCCGAAGAGGAATTTCCGAAGACGGTCAGGCAACCATGACAGAGTTCCTTGGCAATTCTGATACTGAACGTCTTAAGTAA
- a CDS encoding DDE-type integrase/transposase/recombinase, translated as MVTSRWRHRISSGSEDITYISTSQGWVYAAFVMDAFSREIVGWQITNHMRASLAKDALDMGLSARLRAGEDVSGLIHH; from the coding sequence ATCGTAACTTCGAGGTGGAGGCACCGAATAAGCTCTGGGTCGGAAGACATTACCTATATCTCGACCTCGCAGGGCTGGGTGTATGCCGCGTTTGTGATGGATGCGTTTTCACGGGAGATCGTCGGCTGGCAGATCACCAACCACATGCGGGCATCGCTAGCCAAAGATGCCCTTGATATGGGGTTATCTGCTCGTCTTCGTGCTGGTGAGGACGTGTCCGGGTTGATTCATCACTGA
- a CDS encoding transposase — MGSQTQDTGLDTPAQSVDLQVENRRLRAELAEAKRANDILKKASAFFAAELDRPQK, encoded by the coding sequence GTGGGTTCGCAAACACAAGACACCGGCCTGGACACCCCAGCACAATCCGTTGATCTGCAGGTTGAAAACCGCAGGTTGAGAGCAGAACTCGCGGAGGCTAAACGCGCCAACGACATCTTGAAGAAGGCTTCAGCTTTTTTCGCAGCGGAGCTCGACCGCCCACAAAAGTAA